One window from the genome of Verrucomicrobiia bacterium encodes:
- a CDS encoding restriction endonuclease produces MLKLLPLEFDQLAASAVRRFWMMRSGANAGAQAGGRGAVIGGKNMDGFVDLVREVTRHCGFPQDSVFTRKSQVMMPGFFRATKNWDVVIVHRSRLLAVFESKSQVGSFGNNFNNRSEEVIGSAADLWVAHHHGAYSGRAPESPTPAMRAAEGEASPMLNPELQRDPRPPFLGWLMLLEECEGSLRPVGADEPHYAVFPEFRGASYARRYQILCERLVERRLYGAAGLVLSPRNSGGALGEHRSLSDATSLRTLFAEYAAKLAAAGS; encoded by the coding sequence ATGTTGAAGCTCCTGCCCCTTGAATTCGATCAACTTGCAGCATCCGCCGTCCGGCGCTTTTGGATGATGCGCTCCGGGGCTAATGCGGGAGCCCAGGCGGGAGGTCGTGGAGCCGTGATTGGCGGTAAGAATATGGATGGGTTTGTTGACCTGGTCCGCGAGGTCACCCGCCATTGTGGCTTCCCGCAAGACTCGGTGTTCACACGGAAGAGCCAGGTGATGATGCCGGGCTTCTTCAGGGCAACCAAGAACTGGGATGTTGTGATTGTTCACCGTAGCCGGCTCCTCGCCGTTTTCGAGTCCAAGTCACAGGTCGGTTCGTTCGGAAACAATTTCAACAACCGTTCTGAGGAGGTGATCGGCTCTGCCGCGGACCTGTGGGTGGCGCACCATCATGGGGCCTACAGCGGGCGCGCACCGGAATCGCCGACCCCGGCGATGCGTGCGGCTGAGGGAGAAGCTTCGCCGATGCTGAACCCGGAGCTTCAGCGTGATCCACGGCCCCCGTTTCTCGGGTGGCTCATGTTGCTGGAGGAGTGTGAGGGCTCTTTGCGTCCCGTTGGAGCCGACGAGCCCCATTACGCCGTGTTTCCCGAGTTTCGAGGTGCCTCGTATGCCCGGCGGTACCAGATTCTCTGCGAGCGACTGGTTGAGCGGCGTCTTTATGGGGCCGCTGGATTGGTGCTCAGCCCCCGAAATTCGGGCGGTGCCTTGGGCGAGCATCGGAGCCTTTCGGACGCGACAAGTCTGCGAACCCTGTTCGCTGAGTACGCCGCGAAACTGGCGGCGGCCGGGTCGTGA